The following coding sequences lie in one Sedimentibacter sp. MB35-C1 genomic window:
- a CDS encoding DEAD/DEAH box helicase: MRATLFPFQEVALADLHEKIQKAHTLWSEKDPQVISFTAPTGAGKTIIMTALFEDIIFGHAYGIAEPDSIFVWLSDMPELNEQTRLKIESKSDKFRARDIHIIDSNYDSEYFAPGGIYFLNTQKLGTDKLLTQKSDLRQYTIWETLANTAKRQPKSFYIVIDEAHRGTATPQAENRAQSIMQKFIKGSKEDGMAIMPLVIGVTATPQRFQRLVADTTSTIQKVAVPPEDVRESGLLKDRIIIHFPEIAINADMTMFKEAVANWRDKCERWAAYSDHEEIKNPVRPILVVQVEDGNERLITHTDLENCITVIENSLGRKLRAGEAIHTFDKYETIKVGDVDIYKVDASRIEHDEKAMVVFFKMNLSTGWDCPRAETMMSFRHASDYTHIAQLLGRMIRTPLARRVESDAELNNVSLYLPFFDEETVKMVEQALRDGEASIPAETGSHRELITLKRNPAFADVFSDMNLITYRIDSARKQPALRRLIALARALTQDMIAPGARKTMLKKLLDEFEKEITALRESGKFETISKATTVFGLYSLTIDYGSDVANKIMESNEVISLSDFDMNNLFERAGKIFGEGLHKEYWIRHATREAKDVKTEMIVLASDSEAMDRLEAFAGRLFNELYDTHQSAFRHLKEDRKDTYRKLAQSSTIPIALDWQLPQSIDFSIGEDAIALENHLFIPSEGGDFKVSLGDWEKGVIEEEMKESKGAVAWLRNLDRKKWSLEIPYEVGGVTTPMFPDLIVVRTNANGYVFDILEPHDPSRKDNYPKAVGLAKFAEKHGEYFGRIQLIRKAKGADKRDHFYRLDMSKLSIRNRVRSVTSNAELDRIFDEEAITEE, translated from the coding sequence ATGAGAGCAACCTTATTTCCTTTTCAAGAAGTAGCACTTGCTGACTTACATGAGAAGATACAAAAAGCACATACCCTTTGGAGCGAAAAAGACCCGCAGGTTATTTCTTTTACCGCTCCCACGGGCGCAGGAAAGACAATTATTATGACCGCTCTGTTTGAGGATATTATTTTCGGTCATGCTTACGGTATAGCTGAGCCTGACTCTATTTTTGTCTGGCTTTCAGATATGCCTGAGCTAAATGAGCAAACACGCTTAAAAATCGAAAGCAAATCAGATAAATTCCGCGCAAGAGACATCCACATAATTGATTCCAACTATGACTCCGAATATTTTGCACCGGGCGGAATCTATTTTTTAAATACACAAAAACTTGGTACAGACAAGCTTCTCACCCAGAAGTCGGACCTGCGCCAATATACAATTTGGGAAACACTTGCAAATACAGCTAAGCGCCAACCAAAATCATTTTATATTGTTATAGACGAGGCACACCGAGGTACAGCTACACCGCAAGCGGAAAACAGAGCGCAATCCATTATGCAAAAATTTATTAAAGGCAGCAAAGAAGATGGAATGGCTATCATGCCACTTGTTATAGGTGTAACTGCAACACCACAGCGTTTTCAACGACTTGTAGCCGATACTACTTCTACTATCCAAAAAGTTGCTGTTCCCCCGGAGGATGTCCGAGAATCCGGCTTATTGAAAGATAGAATTATAATACATTTCCCTGAAATTGCAATAAATGCAGATATGACAATGTTTAAAGAAGCTGTTGCTAATTGGAGAGATAAATGCGAACGTTGGGCTGCTTACTCTGACCATGAGGAAATTAAAAATCCTGTTCGCCCTATTCTTGTAGTTCAGGTGGAAGATGGTAATGAACGGTTGATCACCCACACAGATTTGGAGAATTGTATCACTGTTATTGAAAATTCTCTTGGACGCAAGCTCCGTGCCGGTGAGGCAATTCATACATTTGATAAATATGAAACCATCAAAGTAGGTGATGTAGATATATACAAAGTGGATGCATCCCGAATTGAACATGACGAAAAGGCGATGGTCGTGTTCTTTAAGATGAACCTTTCCACCGGATGGGACTGCCCTCGTGCCGAGACAATGATGTCATTTAGGCACGCCAGTGATTATACTCATATTGCTCAGCTGCTGGGGCGGATGATCCGTACCCCTCTTGCCCGCCGTGTTGAATCCGATGCTGAATTAAATAATGTCAGCCTTTACCTGCCATTCTTCGATGAGGAAACTGTCAAGATGGTGGAGCAAGCCCTGCGTGATGGTGAAGCATCTATCCCTGCTGAAACAGGCTCACACAGGGAATTAATCACATTAAAAAGAAATCCTGCTTTTGCAGATGTGTTTAGCGATATGAATTTAATAACATATCGCATAGATTCGGCAAGAAAGCAACCAGCTCTACGCAGGCTGATTGCCCTTGCTCGTGCCCTTACCCAAGATATGATTGCACCAGGGGCTCGCAAGACTATGTTAAAAAAATTGCTTGATGAATTTGAAAAAGAAATCACTGCTTTAAGAGAATCGGGCAAATTCGAGACCATATCCAAAGCAACTACAGTCTTTGGCCTCTATTCCCTTACCATCGATTATGGCAGTGATGTTGCAAACAAAATTATGGAATCAAATGAAGTTATCTCACTTTCGGATTTTGATATGAATAATCTATTTGAGCGGGCGGGAAAAATCTTCGGCGAAGGCTTACACAAAGAGTATTGGATTCGTCATGCTACTCGTGAAGCCAAAGATGTAAAAACTGAAATGATTGTTCTGGCCAGTGACAGTGAAGCAATGGATAGGCTTGAAGCATTTGCCGGTAGGTTATTCAATGAGTTATATGATACCCATCAATCAGCCTTCCGCCACTTAAAGGAAGACCGCAAGGATACATATAGAAAACTTGCACAGTCCTCCACTATTCCAATCGCACTTGATTGGCAGCTGCCCCAGTCTATAGATTTTTCTATAGGAGAAGATGCTATTGCCTTAGAAAATCATCTTTTTATCCCTTCCGAGGGCGGAGACTTCAAAGTTAGCTTGGGCGATTGGGAAAAGGGTGTTATTGAGGAAGAGATGAAAGAATCAAAAGGTGCAGTAGCATGGCTTCGTAATCTTGATCGCAAAAAATGGTCCCTTGAAATTCCATACGAAGTAGGTGGTGTAACAACCCCCATGTTCCCAGACCTTATTGTTGTTCGTACTAATGCAAATGGATATGTTTTTGATATTCTGGAGCCCCATGATCCCAGCCGTAAGGATAACTATCCAAAGGCCGTTGGTCTTGCAAAGTTTGCCGAAAAACATGGTGAATATTTTGGCCGGATACAGCTTATTCGCAAAGCAAAAGGTGCGGACAAACGAGATCATTTCTACCGTTTAGACATGAGTAAGCTTAGCATTCGAAATAGAGTTCGTAGTGTAACATCCAATGCTGAACTTGATCGAATTTTTGATGAGGAAGCAATAACGGAAGAATAA
- a CDS encoding DUF262 domain-containing protein, translated as MAFQTALTIKEAIASIHSKKYLLPSIQREFVWDVDQITQLFDSLMLGYPIGSFLFWEVGKQNGNEFVFYEFLRNYHERDCRHNTKASITGSESITAILDGQQRLTSLYVGLMGTYAYKKPYFRYDNPKAYPVRKLYLNLLSKSEDDDWFYDFSFLTNDECSNDEDHYWFAVGDILKFNELTDVVIYLQQKVVPYLLKSAQDSGKEYDTEKGTFATDTLSKLWKAVHSDGTISYYLEKSNELDKVLNIFIRVNSGGTQLSYSDLLLSIASAQWDQLDAREEIHQAVDDLNRIGRGFNVNKDFILKACLVLCDFPDIAFKIDNFNHTNMMKIQHEWENIITALREAVTLVARLGFNRDNITSNNLFIPIAYYIKHMGLPTNFAASPKNAENVRKIKKWFVSAMLKRVFSSQPDGVLRPIREIIQKNNKADFPFEKIVDRFKGTNRTHEFTDADIENLLFQKFGQGDTLVVMSILYPWADMNNSFHVDHIFPKAEFTERKLRRRGIVDITDFISNFNYIGNLQLLEGLDNTSKKDKDYKEWFETNLPTAEAKREYCKRHLIPSDIDFSFTNFPEFFEAREALIIEKLKKELQ; from the coding sequence ATGGCATTTCAAACTGCACTTACAATAAAAGAAGCTATTGCCAGCATTCATAGTAAAAAGTATTTGTTACCTTCTATCCAAAGAGAATTTGTATGGGATGTAGACCAGATTACCCAATTATTTGATAGCCTTATGCTTGGCTATCCCATAGGCTCATTCCTGTTTTGGGAAGTCGGCAAACAAAATGGCAATGAATTTGTTTTTTATGAATTTCTCAGGAATTATCATGAAAGGGATTGCCGTCACAACACCAAAGCAAGTATTACCGGTAGTGAATCTATCACAGCTATTTTAGATGGGCAACAGCGGCTAACATCTCTCTATGTTGGGCTGATGGGAACATACGCTTATAAGAAACCATATTTCCGTTATGATAATCCCAAGGCCTACCCAGTTAGAAAGTTGTATTTGAATTTACTTAGCAAGTCTGAAGATGATGACTGGTTTTATGATTTTTCATTTTTAACTAATGATGAATGCTCCAATGATGAAGATCACTATTGGTTTGCTGTGGGCGATATACTTAAATTCAACGAATTAACCGATGTGGTTATTTACTTGCAGCAAAAGGTTGTTCCATATTTGCTAAAATCAGCACAGGATTCAGGTAAAGAATATGACACAGAAAAGGGTACCTTTGCAACGGATACATTGAGTAAATTATGGAAAGCCGTTCATAGTGACGGTACGATTAGCTATTATCTTGAAAAAAGCAACGAGCTTGATAAGGTACTCAATATTTTCATACGGGTAAATAGCGGAGGAACACAGCTTAGTTATTCTGATTTACTGCTGTCTATTGCGTCAGCACAATGGGACCAGCTGGATGCCCGGGAAGAAATCCATCAGGCGGTTGATGACTTGAATCGCATCGGACGAGGATTTAATGTCAATAAAGATTTTATCCTTAAAGCCTGCTTAGTACTCTGCGATTTTCCGGATATCGCTTTTAAGATTGATAATTTTAATCATACCAATATGATGAAAATTCAGCATGAGTGGGAAAACATCATAACAGCCCTCAGGGAGGCAGTCACTTTAGTTGCCCGCTTGGGCTTCAATAGAGATAATATAACATCCAATAATTTATTTATCCCTATAGCCTATTACATAAAACATATGGGATTACCCACAAATTTTGCTGCATCCCCTAAAAATGCGGAGAATGTACGGAAAATTAAGAAATGGTTTGTCAGTGCCATGTTGAAGCGTGTCTTTAGCTCCCAGCCTGATGGTGTCCTTCGCCCTATTCGGGAAATTATTCAAAAAAATAACAAAGCTGACTTTCCTTTTGAGAAAATTGTTGACAGATTTAAGGGTACAAACAGAACCCATGAGTTTACGGATGCAGATATTGAAAACCTGCTGTTCCAAAAATTTGGACAAGGGGATACTTTGGTTGTAATGTCCATTCTCTACCCTTGGGCAGACATGAACAATTCGTTCCATGTTGATCATATATTCCCCAAAGCAGAATTTACGGAAAGGAAATTACGCCGAAGAGGAATTGTTGATATAACCGATTTTATTAGCAATTTTAACTATATTGGTAATCTTCAACTTCTCGAAGGACTTGATAACACTTCTAAAAAGGATAAGGATTATAAAGAGTGGTTTGAAACAAATTTACCCACAGCAGAAGCCAAACGAGAGTACTGTAAAAGGCATTTAATTCCTTCTGACATTGATTTTTCATTTACAAACTTCCCGGAATTTTTTGAAGCTCGAGAAGCTCTGATTATTGAAAAGCTAAAAAAAGAATTGCAATAA
- a CDS encoding macro domain-containing protein, with translation MPFTIVRQDITKIKTDAIVNAANTELKMGGGVCGAIFKAAGKNELQEACNELSPIKTGEAVITPGFALPASYIIHVAGPVYDPSSPKVSEKLLRSAYLNSLNLAKDYKCKSIAFPLISSGIYGYPKSEALKVATIAIKDFLGNHDMDIYLAVFDKDSFMVSEKLLGEVASYIDDNYIEKHKLSRRELLDIERRALSDVDHIEYGSPMPQISEEVLKAPAGIDDLIDNLDEPFSTTLLRLIDAKDKTDVEVYKRANLDRKLFSKIRTGKGYMPSKRTAIALAVALELNLDETDDLLERAGYALSRSQKFDVIIEYFIINGKYDIFEINEVLFKYDQPLLGG, from the coding sequence ATGCCTTTTACAATCGTCCGGCAGGACATCACAAAGATAAAAACCGATGCAATCGTTAATGCCGCAAATACGGAACTTAAAATGGGCGGCGGTGTTTGCGGAGCTATATTTAAAGCGGCTGGGAAAAACGAACTACAAGAAGCATGCAATGAGCTTTCACCTATAAAAACAGGTGAAGCTGTAATTACACCGGGCTTTGCCTTACCGGCAAGCTACATTATTCATGTTGCAGGACCGGTCTATGATCCTTCAAGCCCCAAGGTAAGCGAGAAACTTCTTCGCTCAGCTTATCTAAACTCTCTTAATCTTGCCAAAGACTATAAGTGCAAAAGCATCGCTTTTCCCCTTATTTCAAGCGGCATTTATGGATATCCGAAGAGTGAAGCGCTCAAGGTAGCGACTATTGCAATCAAGGATTTTCTTGGCAATCATGACATGGATATCTATCTGGCCGTATTCGATAAAGACTCATTTATGGTTAGCGAGAAGCTACTGGGAGAAGTTGCAAGCTATATTGATGACAACTATATTGAAAAGCATAAACTATCACGGCGAGAGCTGCTTGATATTGAGCGAAGAGCCTTATCTGATGTTGACCATATAGAATATGGCTCACCAATGCCGCAAATTTCAGAGGAGGTACTTAAGGCCCCAGCAGGCATTGATGACTTAATAGATAATCTCGATGAGCCCTTTTCGACAACTCTCCTACGCTTAATTGATGCCAAGGACAAAACTGATGTGGAGGTTTATAAGCGTGCCAACCTTGATAGGAAGCTGTTTTCAAAAATAAGAACCGGTAAAGGCTACATGCCCAGCAAACGAACAGCCATTGCCCTGGCCGTTGCCTTAGAGCTTAACCTTGATGAAACAGACGATCTCCTGGAACGGGCCGGTTATGCCTTATCTCGCAGTCAAAAATTTGATGTGATTATAGAATATTTTATCATCAACGGCAAATATGATATTTTTGAAATTAACGAGGTATTGTTCAAATATGACCAGCCCTTGTTAGGGGGATAA
- a CDS encoding vWA domain-containing protein, which produces MKKGLTELVFILDKSGSMSGLEKDTIGGYNSMLAKQKNVQGDCHITTVLYDNNYELLHDRIDIRAVSPITEKEYQVGGSTALLDAIGSTIHKISNAQKHTAEEYRAEKVMFVIITDGEENSSREYSAEKVKSQIERQKSKYNWEFIFLGANIDAVHTARQFGIGEDRAMDYIADSEGTALNYSVMSDVVSEFREKTTISDKHFDEIRKDAKKRGGQR; this is translated from the coding sequence ATGAAAAAAGGATTAACAGAACTGGTATTTATACTGGACAAAAGTGGTTCCATGAGCGGACTTGAAAAGGATACAATCGGCGGATATAATTCAATGCTTGCCAAGCAAAAGAATGTACAAGGTGATTGCCATATTACCACCGTGCTTTATGATAACAACTACGAGCTGCTTCATGATCGCATCGATATTAGAGCCGTTAGCCCCATCACCGAAAAAGAATACCAAGTCGGCGGCTCAACGGCACTACTTGATGCAATAGGCAGTACAATTCATAAAATTAGCAATGCCCAAAAACATACGGCTGAAGAATACCGTGCAGAAAAGGTAATGTTCGTTATTATCACAGACGGCGAAGAAAATTCCAGCCGTGAATATTCCGCTGAAAAAGTCAAATCACAGATTGAAAGACAAAAATCAAAATATAACTGGGAATTTATTTTTCTTGGAGCAAACATAGACGCAGTTCATACCGCCAGACAGTTTGGTATAGGCGAAGATCGGGCAATGGACTACATTGCAGATAGCGAAGGAACAGCCCTTAACTACTCTGTTATGAGTGATGTCGTCTCTGAATTTCGAGAAAAGACAACTATATCGGATAAGCACTTTGATGAAATAAGAAAGGATGCAAAAAAGCGTGGTGGACAAAGATGA
- a CDS encoding helix-turn-helix domain-containing protein, whose protein sequence is MGYFDYLYKASPDELPHRARVVYMYLKDRSGKGQDCWPAVKTIASDLDLSRSTIKRALHDLTKAGLVEKETRYRENGSHTSNRLILK, encoded by the coding sequence ATGGGATATTTCGATTATTTGTATAAGGCTTCGCCCGATGAACTTCCACATCGGGCTAGAGTTGTTTATATGTACTTGAAAGACCGTTCAGGTAAGGGGCAGGACTGCTGGCCGGCAGTAAAAACCATTGCCTCTGATTTAGATTTATCACGCAGTACAATTAAGAGGGCGCTCCATGATCTTACCAAAGCCGGATTGGTAGAAAAGGAGACTCGCTATCGGGAGAATGGAAGCCACACCAGCAATAGATTAATTTTGAAATAA
- a CDS encoding VirD4-like conjugal transfer protein, CD1115 family — protein sequence MLSQVYILIAAAAVMFSVIGGLSLLAHYYTLNGIKSRTVGDGQHGTARFATNNEIKSTYKHMPFKPREWRRGIALPQVNQQGLILGSIGKKNDLTALVDTDDVHCLMIGASGVGKTAFFLYPNLEYACASGMSFLTTDTKGDLYRNYGAIARDYYGYHVAVIDLRNPTRSDGNNMLHLVNKYMDAYRADEKNLVAKAKAEKYAKIIAKTIINAGSENYGQNQFFYDAAEGLLTAVILLIAEYLPPAKNGDGSVTDCRHIISVFKLVQDLLAPSKIKGKSQFQLLMDKLPSDHKARWFAGAALNSAEQAMMSVLSTVLSRLNSFLDSEMEQILCFDTAVDAEKFVNEKSALFIVLPEEDLTKYFMVSLMIQQLYREILAVADENEGKLKNRVVFYCDELGTLPAIDSLELIFSASRSRRLTMVPIIQSFGQLEKNYGKEGSEIIVDNCQDTIFGGFAPNSQTAEVLSKALGSRTVMSGSISRGKNDPSQSLQMMERPLMTADELKSIPKGNFVVMKTGTHPMKTKLRLFLDWGITFDSVYTVAERAHRKVTYADKQILGENIMRRHSAFIAVYTESGELLEEVSGTGTLHTPVTEPQTDTSKRRTHVRTS from the coding sequence ATGCTATCACAAGTTTATATCCTCATAGCAGCGGCCGCCGTGATGTTTTCTGTCATCGGCGGTCTTTCGCTTTTAGCCCACTATTATACACTCAACGGAATCAAGTCTCGTACAGTAGGTGATGGTCAACATGGTACAGCAAGGTTTGCTACCAACAATGAAATCAAAAGCACCTACAAACACATGCCTTTTAAGCCAAGGGAATGGCGAAGGGGTATAGCACTACCCCAAGTTAATCAGCAGGGGTTAATCCTTGGAAGCATTGGTAAGAAAAATGATCTCACAGCACTGGTGGACACCGATGATGTCCATTGCCTAATGATTGGTGCATCCGGTGTGGGTAAAACTGCCTTTTTTCTTTATCCTAATCTTGAATATGCATGTGCCAGCGGTATGAGCTTTCTTACCACTGATACCAAAGGAGATCTCTATCGAAACTACGGAGCCATTGCCCGTGACTACTATGGCTATCATGTGGCTGTCATTGATTTGCGTAATCCCACCCGATCGGATGGTAACAATATGCTTCACCTTGTTAATAAATATATGGATGCATACCGAGCTGATGAAAAAAATCTTGTAGCTAAAGCTAAGGCAGAAAAATATGCAAAGATTATTGCCAAAACCATAATCAATGCCGGTAGTGAAAATTACGGGCAAAATCAGTTTTTCTATGATGCTGCCGAAGGGCTTCTTACTGCTGTAATTTTGTTAATTGCAGAATATCTTCCTCCAGCAAAAAATGGGGATGGCTCAGTCACCGATTGTCGTCACATTATAAGCGTATTCAAACTGGTACAGGACTTACTTGCTCCAAGCAAAATAAAAGGTAAAAGCCAATTCCAACTCTTAATGGATAAGCTCCCCAGTGATCATAAAGCACGATGGTTTGCAGGGGCGGCACTCAATTCAGCTGAGCAGGCCATGATGTCAGTTCTTTCCACGGTGCTCTCAAGACTAAATTCTTTTCTAGATTCCGAGATGGAGCAGATTTTGTGTTTTGATACAGCCGTAGATGCAGAGAAGTTTGTAAATGAAAAATCGGCATTATTTATTGTGCTGCCGGAAGAAGATTTAACAAAATACTTTATGGTCAGCCTGATGATTCAACAGTTATACCGTGAAATTTTAGCTGTGGCCGATGAAAATGAAGGTAAGCTGAAAAACAGAGTTGTATTTTACTGTGATGAGCTTGGTACACTTCCTGCTATTGATTCGTTGGAGTTAATTTTTTCTGCAAGCCGTTCCCGTCGCCTGACCATGGTACCAATCATTCAAAGTTTTGGCCAGCTTGAAAAAAACTATGGGAAAGAAGGCTCCGAAATTATCGTAGATAACTGCCAGGATACTATCTTCGGTGGCTTCGCTCCTAATAGCCAAACGGCAGAAGTCCTGTCCAAAGCACTTGGCAGCCGCACTGTTATGTCTGGGAGCATTAGCCGTGGCAAGAATGATCCAAGCCAGTCTCTGCAGATGATGGAACGTCCACTCATGACAGCAGATGAATTGAAATCCATACCCAAAGGTAATTTTGTTGTGATGAAAACGGGTACTCATCCGATGAAAACAAAGCTGCGTTTATTTTTAGATTGGGGTATTACCTTTGATAGTGTTTATACGGTAGCAGAACGCGCTCACCGAAAGGTTACCTATGCAGACAAACAAATACTAGGGGAAAATATAATGCGTCGTCATTCGGCATTTATCGCGGTTTATACTGAAAGCGGTGAGCTATTGGAGGAAGTGAGTGGTACCGGTACTTTGCATACCCCTGTTACCGAACCACAAACAGATACATCAAAACGCCGTACCCATGTACGGACATCTTAA
- a CDS encoding DUF3991 and toprim domain-containing protein, translating into MGNYIHFTEDQKYRANNVDLIDFLYRQGEKLIASGREKRLESDRSITVRGNQWYDHSSESGGYAIDFVKNFYNLSFPDAVILLLGGEQGIEYIPAKKKRQFEEPKPFKLPDAHSDMRRVYAYLVKTRKIDRDVVSFFAREKLLYESCEKSKDGNKKYHNAVFVGLDENGVPRHAHKRGLYTEGISFKGNVDGCNPAYSFHYIGSSDRLYVFEAPIDLLSYITLHPQEWQAHSYVALCGVGSQSMMKMLELNPHLKDVALCLDNDEAGHKASERLKNQLTESGYRCCLLMSQGKDWNDDLINSQQVQDGFEIKMA; encoded by the coding sequence ATGGGAAACTATATTCATTTTACAGAGGATCAAAAATATCGTGCTAATAATGTTGATCTTATAGATTTTCTATACCGACAAGGTGAAAAGCTCATTGCCAGCGGCAGAGAAAAGCGGCTTGAATCAGACCGCAGCATCACTGTCCGTGGAAACCAATGGTATGATCACTCGTCAGAGAGCGGCGGCTATGCCATAGATTTCGTTAAGAACTTTTATAACCTGTCATTTCCTGATGCGGTAATTTTATTGTTAGGCGGTGAACAGGGTATAGAATATATTCCTGCGAAGAAAAAGAGGCAGTTTGAAGAGCCAAAGCCCTTCAAACTGCCTGATGCACATTCAGATATGCGCAGAGTTTACGCTTACCTTGTAAAAACGAGAAAAATAGACCGTGATGTAGTCAGCTTTTTTGCAAGAGAAAAATTGCTTTATGAATCCTGCGAAAAATCAAAAGACGGCAATAAAAAATATCACAATGCAGTGTTCGTTGGATTGGATGAAAACGGAGTACCCCGCCATGCACATAAACGAGGACTCTATACAGAGGGCATAAGCTTCAAAGGAAATGTGGATGGCTGCAATCCGGCATATAGTTTTCATTATATCGGCAGCAGTGACCGCCTCTATGTTTTTGAGGCACCTATTGATTTGCTATCTTATATCACACTGCACCCACAAGAGTGGCAAGCTCACAGCTATGTGGCTCTTTGCGGAGTGGGCAGCCAATCCATGATGAAAATGCTTGAGCTAAATCCACACCTCAAAGATGTAGCCCTCTGTCTTGACAATGATGAGGCAGGGCATAAGGCATCGGAACGGCTAAAAAATCAGCTTACGGAAAGTGGATATAGATGCTGCCTGCTTATGTCTCAAGGTAAGGACTGGAATGATGATTTAATAAACAGCCAGCAAGTACAGGACGGTTTTGAAATAAAAATGGCATAA